A region of Salvia splendens isolate huo1 chromosome 17, SspV2, whole genome shotgun sequence DNA encodes the following proteins:
- the LOC121774692 gene encoding ent-kaur-16-ene synthase, chloroplastic isoform X1 produces the protein MSLSLSTCFLLSPNELHFRRFRSSPASASLKDGLQTTSPKITSIPECFEETRGRIAKLFHKDELSVSTYDTAWVAMVPSPTSWEEPCFPDCLNWLLENQCPDGSWARPHHHSLLKKDVLSSTLACVLALEKWGVGEEQIKRGLHFMELNFASATDEGQITPMGFDIVFPAMLDYAKGSSLNLRLEPTAFNDLMHKRDMELKRGNQNYSSEREAYWACIAEGMGELQNWESVMKYQRKNGSLFNCPSTTAAAFIALHNSDCLNYLNLTLKKFGNAVPAVYPLDIYSQLCIVDNLERLGISQYFLTEIQKVLDETYRCWMQGNEEIFMDASTCALAFRTLRLNGYVVTSDPVTKILQECFSSSNRGNMTDINTTLELYRASELIIYPDERDLEKQNKRLKLLLEQELASGLMQSCQLGRRIDAEVLLIYQVNQAIENPFYAIMERVAKQKNIEHYNFDDTRILKSSFCSPSFGNKDFLFLSVEDFNRCQAAHREELKELERWVVENRLDELKFARSKSAYCYFSAAATFSAPELSDARMSWAKNGVLTTVVDDFFDLGGSVEELKNLIQLVELWDVDVRTECSSNNVQIIFSALRHTICEIGDKAFKLQGRCVTNHIIGIWLDLLNSMMRETEWARNNYVPTIDEYMSNAHVSFALGPIVLPALYLVGPKLSEEMVNHSEYHNLFKLMSTCGRLLNDIRGYERELKDGKLNALSLYINNHGGEVSKKAAISVIESWIETERRELLRLVLEGKKSVLPKACKELFWHMCSVVHQFYSKDDGFTKQDLFQVVNAIIHQPLLLKEKML, from the exons ATGTCGCTTTCTCTCTCCACTTGCTTCTTGCTTTCCCCCAATGaattgcatttccggagattcCGCTCCTCTCCTGCTTCAG CTTCTTTGAAAGATGGGCTTCAAACTACTTCACCAAAAATCACCTCAATCCCGGAG TGCTTTGAAGAGACTAGGGGAAGGATAGCAAAGCTGTTTCATAAGGATGAACTTTCTGTTTCGACGTATGATACAGCATGGGTTGCTATGGTCCCTTCCCCGACTTCGTGGGAGGAACCTTGCTTCCCGGATTGTCTAAACTGGTTGCTGGAGAACCAGTGCCCTGATGGTTCGTGGGCCCGTCCCCACCATCACTCTTTGCTAAAGAAAGATGTTCTTTCTTCTACCTTGGCTTGCGTTCTTGCGCTTGAAAAATGGGGAGTTGGtgaagaacaaataaaaagag gtTTGCATTTTATGGAGTTGAATTTTGCTTCAGCTACGGATGAGGGTCAGATTACTCCTATGGGATTTGATATTGTATTTCCTGCCATGCTTGATTATGCCAAAGGTTCCTCTTTGAACCTGCGGCTAGAGCCAACTGCATTTAATGATTTGATGCATAAGAGAGATATGGAGCTTAAAAG GGGCAACCAAAATTACTCATCGGAGCGGGAAGCATACTGGGCGTGCATAGCTGAGGGAATGGGAGAGTTACAGAACTGGGAATCAGTTATGAAATATCAAAGAAAAAATGGATCACTTTTCAACTGTCCTTCCACGACAGCAGCTGCTTTTATTGCCTTGCACAATTCTGACTGCCTCAACTACTTAAATTTAACCTTAAAGAAGTTTGGAAATGCAG TTCCTGCAGTTTATCCTCTAGATATATACTCTCAGTTGTGCATAGTTGACAATCTTGAAAGGTTGGGGATCAGCCAGTATTTTTTGACGGAGATTCAAAAAGTGTTGGATGAAACATACAG ATGTTGGATGCAGGGCAATgaagagatattcatggatgccTCAACTTGTGCCTTAGCATTCCGGACGTTGCGATTGAATGGATATGTTGTAACTTCAG ATCCAGTTACAAAAATTCTACAAGAGTGCTTTTCAAGTTCAAATCGTGGAAATATGACCGACATTAACACAACTCTTGAATTATATAGGGCTTCTGAACTCATAATTTATCCAGATGAGAGAGACCTtgagaaacaaaataaaaggctTAAACTTTTACTTGAGCAAGAATTAGCCAGTGGTTTGATGCAATCATGTCAACTTGGAAGAAGAATTGATGCAGAG GTTCTTCTCATATATCAGGTGAACCAGGCCATCGAGAATCCCTTTTATGCAATCATGGAAAGGGTGGCAAAGCAGAAAAATATAGAGCACTACAACTTTGATGATACAAGAATTCTGAAATCTTCGTTTTG TTCGCCTAGTTTTGGCAACAAGGATTTCCTTTTTCTGTCCGTAGAAGACTTCAATCGATGCCAAGCTGCACATCGTGAAGAACTCAAAGAACTTGAAAG ATGGGTTGTGGAGAATAGATTGGACGAGCTGAAGTTTGCAAGGAGTAAGTCTGCCTACTGTTATTTTTCTGCAGCAGCAACCTTTTCTGCTCCAGAACTATCAGATGCACGCATGTCGTGGGCCAAAAATGGTGTACTGACGACTGTGGTAGATGACTTTTTTGATCTTGGAGGTTCAGTGGAGGAATTGAAGAACTTAATTCAGTTGGTTGAATT ATGGGACGTGGATGTTAGAACTGAATGCTCTTCCAACAATGTCCAGATAATATTTTCAGCTCTTAGGCACACAATCTGTGAGATTGGAGACAAAGCATTCAAGCTACAAGGGCGTTGTGTTACCAACCATATTATTGGCATT TGGTTAGATTTGCTAAATTCTATGATGAGAGAAACTGAATGGGCCAGAAACAACTACGTCCCGACAATTGATGAATATATGAGCAACGCACATGTATCATTCGCTCTGGGGCCAATTGTCCTACCAGCTCTTTATCTGGTGGGGCCGAAGCTCTCGGAAGAGATGGTTAACCATTCCGAGTACCATAACCTATTCAAATTGATGAGCACATGTGGACGCCTCCTGAATGACATCCGTGGTTATGAG AGGGAGCTCAAAGATGGAAAACTAAACGCCTTATCACTATACATTAATAACCATGGCGGTGAAGTGAGTAAAAAAGCTGCCATTTCTGTGATTGAAAGCTGGATTGAGACTGAAAGGAGAGAATTGCTGAGATTGGTTTTGGAGGGGAAGAAGAGTGTTCTACCAAAGGCGTGCAAGGAATTGTTTTGGCATATGTGCTCTGTGGTGCATCAGTTCTACAGTAAAGACGACGGATTCACCAAGCAAGATTTGTTTCAGGTTGTAAATGCAATAATTCATCAACCTCTTCTTCTCAAGGAGAAAATGTTGTGA
- the LOC121774692 gene encoding ent-kaur-16-ene synthase, chloroplastic isoform X2, with protein sequence MSLSLSTCFLLSPNELHFRRFRSSPASASLKDGLQTTSPKITSIPECFEETRGRIAKLFHKDELSVSTYDTAWVAMVPSPTSWEEPCFPDCLNWLLENQCPDGSWARPHHHSLLKKDVLSSTLACVLALEKWGVGEEQIKRGLHFMELNFASATDEGQITPMGFDIVFPAMLDYAKGSSLNLRLEPTAFNDLMHKRDMELKRGNQNYSSEREAYWACIAEGMGELQNWESVMKYQRKNGSLFNCPSTTAAAFIALHNSDCLNYLNLTLKKFGNAVPAVYPLDIYSQLCIVDNLERLGISQYFLTEIQKVLDETYRCWMQGNEEIFMDASTCALAFRTLRLNGYVVTSDPVTKILQECFSSSNRGNMTDINTTLELYRASELIIYPDERDLEKQNKRLKLLLEQELASGLMQSCQLGRRIDAEVNQAIENPFYAIMERVAKQKNIEHYNFDDTRILKSSFCSPSFGNKDFLFLSVEDFNRCQAAHREELKELERWVVENRLDELKFARSKSAYCYFSAAATFSAPELSDARMSWAKNGVLTTVVDDFFDLGGSVEELKNLIQLVELWDVDVRTECSSNNVQIIFSALRHTICEIGDKAFKLQGRCVTNHIIGIWLDLLNSMMRETEWARNNYVPTIDEYMSNAHVSFALGPIVLPALYLVGPKLSEEMVNHSEYHNLFKLMSTCGRLLNDIRGYERELKDGKLNALSLYINNHGGEVSKKAAISVIESWIETERRELLRLVLEGKKSVLPKACKELFWHMCSVVHQFYSKDDGFTKQDLFQVVNAIIHQPLLLKEKML encoded by the exons ATGTCGCTTTCTCTCTCCACTTGCTTCTTGCTTTCCCCCAATGaattgcatttccggagattcCGCTCCTCTCCTGCTTCAG CTTCTTTGAAAGATGGGCTTCAAACTACTTCACCAAAAATCACCTCAATCCCGGAG TGCTTTGAAGAGACTAGGGGAAGGATAGCAAAGCTGTTTCATAAGGATGAACTTTCTGTTTCGACGTATGATACAGCATGGGTTGCTATGGTCCCTTCCCCGACTTCGTGGGAGGAACCTTGCTTCCCGGATTGTCTAAACTGGTTGCTGGAGAACCAGTGCCCTGATGGTTCGTGGGCCCGTCCCCACCATCACTCTTTGCTAAAGAAAGATGTTCTTTCTTCTACCTTGGCTTGCGTTCTTGCGCTTGAAAAATGGGGAGTTGGtgaagaacaaataaaaagag gtTTGCATTTTATGGAGTTGAATTTTGCTTCAGCTACGGATGAGGGTCAGATTACTCCTATGGGATTTGATATTGTATTTCCTGCCATGCTTGATTATGCCAAAGGTTCCTCTTTGAACCTGCGGCTAGAGCCAACTGCATTTAATGATTTGATGCATAAGAGAGATATGGAGCTTAAAAG GGGCAACCAAAATTACTCATCGGAGCGGGAAGCATACTGGGCGTGCATAGCTGAGGGAATGGGAGAGTTACAGAACTGGGAATCAGTTATGAAATATCAAAGAAAAAATGGATCACTTTTCAACTGTCCTTCCACGACAGCAGCTGCTTTTATTGCCTTGCACAATTCTGACTGCCTCAACTACTTAAATTTAACCTTAAAGAAGTTTGGAAATGCAG TTCCTGCAGTTTATCCTCTAGATATATACTCTCAGTTGTGCATAGTTGACAATCTTGAAAGGTTGGGGATCAGCCAGTATTTTTTGACGGAGATTCAAAAAGTGTTGGATGAAACATACAG ATGTTGGATGCAGGGCAATgaagagatattcatggatgccTCAACTTGTGCCTTAGCATTCCGGACGTTGCGATTGAATGGATATGTTGTAACTTCAG ATCCAGTTACAAAAATTCTACAAGAGTGCTTTTCAAGTTCAAATCGTGGAAATATGACCGACATTAACACAACTCTTGAATTATATAGGGCTTCTGAACTCATAATTTATCCAGATGAGAGAGACCTtgagaaacaaaataaaaggctTAAACTTTTACTTGAGCAAGAATTAGCCAGTGGTTTGATGCAATCATGTCAACTTGGAAGAAGAATTGATGCAGAG GTGAACCAGGCCATCGAGAATCCCTTTTATGCAATCATGGAAAGGGTGGCAAAGCAGAAAAATATAGAGCACTACAACTTTGATGATACAAGAATTCTGAAATCTTCGTTTTG TTCGCCTAGTTTTGGCAACAAGGATTTCCTTTTTCTGTCCGTAGAAGACTTCAATCGATGCCAAGCTGCACATCGTGAAGAACTCAAAGAACTTGAAAG ATGGGTTGTGGAGAATAGATTGGACGAGCTGAAGTTTGCAAGGAGTAAGTCTGCCTACTGTTATTTTTCTGCAGCAGCAACCTTTTCTGCTCCAGAACTATCAGATGCACGCATGTCGTGGGCCAAAAATGGTGTACTGACGACTGTGGTAGATGACTTTTTTGATCTTGGAGGTTCAGTGGAGGAATTGAAGAACTTAATTCAGTTGGTTGAATT ATGGGACGTGGATGTTAGAACTGAATGCTCTTCCAACAATGTCCAGATAATATTTTCAGCTCTTAGGCACACAATCTGTGAGATTGGAGACAAAGCATTCAAGCTACAAGGGCGTTGTGTTACCAACCATATTATTGGCATT TGGTTAGATTTGCTAAATTCTATGATGAGAGAAACTGAATGGGCCAGAAACAACTACGTCCCGACAATTGATGAATATATGAGCAACGCACATGTATCATTCGCTCTGGGGCCAATTGTCCTACCAGCTCTTTATCTGGTGGGGCCGAAGCTCTCGGAAGAGATGGTTAACCATTCCGAGTACCATAACCTATTCAAATTGATGAGCACATGTGGACGCCTCCTGAATGACATCCGTGGTTATGAG AGGGAGCTCAAAGATGGAAAACTAAACGCCTTATCACTATACATTAATAACCATGGCGGTGAAGTGAGTAAAAAAGCTGCCATTTCTGTGATTGAAAGCTGGATTGAGACTGAAAGGAGAGAATTGCTGAGATTGGTTTTGGAGGGGAAGAAGAGTGTTCTACCAAAGGCGTGCAAGGAATTGTTTTGGCATATGTGCTCTGTGGTGCATCAGTTCTACAGTAAAGACGACGGATTCACCAAGCAAGATTTGTTTCAGGTTGTAAATGCAATAATTCATCAACCTCTTCTTCTCAAGGAGAAAATGTTGTGA
- the LOC121774694 gene encoding inosine-5'-monophosphate dehydrogenase-like, with the protein MDAASLIDDGFPATRLFNQGYSYTYDDVIFLPHYIDFPTDAVSLSTKLSRRVALATPCVSSPMDTVTESSMATAMASLGGIGIVHYNTPTVNQASLIRRAKSHKIPFSYEIIFKSPSDSILSADDFCSAPCIFVTESGSQSSKFLGFVKKSDWDKLYDKEVRVSDYMTKSSVTLPTSYSFEDVAGYLAKEKSEFVPLVRDNGEGMEEIVNLVTSEDVERIGGFPKLGLPSLAPDGSFLVGAAIGTRDSDRERLEHLVKAGVNVVVLDSSQGNSIYQIEMIKHVKNTYPELDVIGGNVVTAYQAQNLIQAGVDGLRVGMGSGSICTTQEVCAVGRGQATAVYKVASIAAESSVPVIADGGISNSGHIVKALTLGASTVMMGSFLAGSNEAPGTYEYQGGRRVKKYRGMGSLEAMTKGSDARYLGDTAKLKIAQGVVGAVADKGSVLKFIPYSMQAVKQGFQDLGASSLQSANDLLRSGVLRLEVRTGAAQVEGGIHGLVSYKKKSF; encoded by the exons ATGGACGCTGCTTCTCTAATCGACGATGGATTCCCAGCCACAAGGCTTTTCAATCAGGGATACTCCTACACATACGATGACGTCATCTTCCTCCCTCACTACATCGACTTCCCAACCGACGCCGTTTCTCTCTCCACCAAGCTCAGCCGCCGCGTCGCCCTAGCTACACCCTGCGTCTCGTCTCCGATGGACACAGTCACCGAATCCTCCATGGCCACCGCCATGGCTTCGCTCGGTGGTATTGGTATTGTACACTATAACACTCCCACTGTTAATCAAGCGTCACTCATTCGCCGAGCTAAATCGCATAAAATTCCTTTTAGTTATGAGATTATATTTAAGTCTCCTTCGGATTCAATTTTGTCTGCGGATGATTTCTGCTCTGCTCCCTGCATTTTTGTCACTGAGTCAGGGAGCCAGAGCTCGAAATTTTTAGGTTTTGTGAAGAAATCTGATTGGGATAAATTGTATGATAAGGAAGTTAGGGTTTCTGATTACATGACCAAGTCGTCAGTTACTCTCCCAACTAGTTATAGTTTTGAGGATGTTGCTGGATATTTGGCCAAGGAGAAGAGCGAATTTGTGCCATTGGTGAGGGATAACGGGGAAGGGATGGAAGAAATTGTTAACTTAGTCACTAGTGAAGATGTGGAGAGGATTGGGGGGTTTCCGAAGCTGGGGTTGCCATCACTGGCGCCGGATGGGAGTTTTCTGGTGGGTGCTGCGATAGGGACTCGAGATTCGGATAGAGAGAGGTTGGAGCACTTAGTGAAGGCAGGAGTGAATGTGGTGGTTCTTGATAGCTCTCAAGGAAATTCAATCTATCAGATTGAGATGATAAAGCATGTCAAGAACACGTATCCGGAGCTGGATGTGATTGGTGGGAATGTAGTGACGGCCTATCAGGCGCAGAACTTGATTCAGGCAGGGGTGGATGGACTTAGAGTTGGTATGGGGTCAGGTTCCATTTGCACCACCCAAGAAGTATGTGCGGTTGGGCGTGGACAG GCAACAGCAGTTTATAAGGTTGCATCGATCGCTGCTGAGAGTTCTGTGCCTGTAATTGCTGATGGTGGAATATCAAACTCAGGACACATTGTGAAAGCTTTGACCTTAGGAGCATCAACTGTGATGATGGGTAGCTTTTTAGCTGGAAGTAATGAAGCTCCTGGTACTTATGAATATCAG GGTGGCCGGAGAGTGAAAAAATACAGAGGTATGGGATCCCTTGAAGCAATGACGAAAGGGAGTGATGCCCGATACTTGGGTGATACAGCAAAGCTGAAAATAGCTCAGGGTGTCGTTGGAGCAGTGGCTGATAAAGGGTCGGTGTTGAAGTTCATACCCTACTCAATGCAAGCTGTGAAACAGGGATTCCAGGATCTTGGCGCCTCCTCTCTGCAGTCGGCTAATGATCTCCTGCGTTCTGGTGTGCTAAGGCTAGAGGTTAGAACTGGGGCCGCGCAAGTTGAAGGCGGGATCCATGGATTGGTCTCGTACAAGAAGAAATCCTTTTAA